The stretch of DNA TTCCCCCTTTCAAGATGCCAGAAGACAGTAAATATGGGTATGCGTTTTCCACCGCTGCATTTGATTAAACCTATCCCCGGTGCTTTCTCTCTGCTCCGAAGCATCTGGGTTAGATGCGTCGCCAGTTGTGAAGGTGTACAGGCAGCTaggcgttgtgtgtgtgtgttttgtgtgtgtgagagtgccTGTGTGTGAAGCAGGAAGTTCCTCGCATAGGAGAGTCTCCAAGAAACAATGAAGTGGATGTACGCGCCTCTTGTCGGAGGCCACATCCTCtgatgtctctctctgtcttccctaCATTGATAGATGTCTATCTAATGTGTGTGTCAGCCAGTCTTCGCAGGGCCGGGACTTTTAAATCGAGACACGGGACTCTTTTCCAtttcaaaacacacaaacacacaccccttaAAGCCTCTCTCGCAAACACACCCGCACGTCCATATGTATATGCTCAATATTAGGATATATACGAAGCAGGACTCAGATCTGTCTGAGACTGGAAAATCTAATTCTTAGAGGTTTAGGGAGGTTTCTTAGggctgggacggggggggggggtcaggaacttttcaacatatatattttttaactaCTGTCGGTCGTCGGCCAAGGAAAAGTTAAACCCACCTACCTGTAGGACTGTCATCCGAACTGGGCACCGTTTGGGGTGTATTGAGTGCCAAGGTAGCAGGCCGGTGTAAAGGACTGACTCGGGTCCCCTCCTTAAGGCCAAGCACGTCGTGTCTCCCCGTCCAAGCGCTCCTCGGACGAAGCAGCCTTCCGCCGGCCCACCAGCGAGTCAGGACATCCCCAGCAcccagcaccccccacccccaccaggtccAGCGGCCGAAAGAGGGCAGGGCTGGTCCCTAGCCTTTCAGCAGGAGAAGGACgcgaggagggggtggggggtctccAGGCAGAGAGTTCAGACAGGCGGCTGCCTCACAAAGACCCCTCCAGCGAGCATCCCCCAGtcctgtgtgtgtgagtgcgtgCGTGCCCTACAACTTAAATGCAGCACCCAGttattatgatttttttaaaggaggtcAAGCCCACAAGTCAGAGCCCTCCTAATAAATATTGCTAaaaccaggacccccccccccaaccgggggGATGCAAAACACGCGTCTCACTTCGGGTCGCTCCGAGTTCCCAAGCTGGGTTCAagcgatcggggggggggggggagggaagcaggagagggaaggcagaagagccgcagagggtggggggggggagagagagagagagagagagagaggcagtgaGAATGGACTCGCTTTAGGACCGGGCGGGCATCCCTCCGCTCCAGCCATGCCAGCCGTAGTACAAGGCTGAACTGCCCAATAAGGGGCGAGGGGAGGTCCGGGCGCTTTTGGACCAGTCAAAGGCAGCCTCTTGCCTTATAAGGCGAGCGGTCGCCATGGCAACGTGCGCTAAGTTGCAGCCGTCGTGTCAAAGTTCACTATATAGAGAGCTCGGCGAGCGGCGCGCGGAGAAAGCGCCCGACACTCTCCCCGGGCCCGCTCCTATCAATCGCATTCacgccgctgccccccccccccgcccgtccgCTCCTTAGCATATTTGATCACTGGGATTCTCTGGTCtctctgcttttttccccctcgcctccctcccctttctctcccttctttctcgcctttttttttaaaataattttgctcccctcccctctaccccccttttattttattttgcaaaaaaaaaaaaaaaagaatttgtccCTCTTCTTATTTTGCAAtccccacccccgcccgcccCGACTTTCGCCTGCATGCAAAATCCAGCTTCTGatctttattattaatttttttttggttgggctccccccacccctcctcctcctcttcttcctcctccccctcctccatcccttTTATCATTCTTCCcggccggggtgggtgggtgggtggggggcttctGAGCTCGGGGAGAGTTTCTCGCTATCTCCGGCgctgctctttctctccctcctccctccctaccccccccccagcccgccagtcctccctcccgcccgccctccccccagccgcccccctcctcccagcgccgccaccgccccccctcccctcccctcgcctctctcctcctcctccccttctcgccCCATGTGTTGTGCGAGGAGGCAGCTAAGCTAAAGAGACCCACTTGCGAAAGACACGGCAGCGGCATAAGGCacgggcgagcggcggcggcagcagcaggaggagcagcagcagcagcaagcgccATCCCGGAGCACACGAGCAcagccgccccgccgccgccgccagccagccagccagccggaggAGCCGCGAGAGGAGAGAGGCGGAGGGCAGAAGCGAAGCGGAGCGAGCccgggaagaagaaggaggaggaggagaggaggaggaggagagaaagggaagcggAGCGAGCGAGCGCCGGAGGAAGACTTCCGATTGtgtgcgtgtgtctgtgtgtgtgattgtgtgtgtgtgtgtgtggctcggCTCCCCCCACGCGGCCGGCCCTCCTTCCTCTCCGGTTGATGTTTCTTCAGCTTTGCCAAACTCCCAGCCCGGCATCCaagctccgccgccgccgccgccgccgccggggcgATTCCCGCTGGGCGGCCGGGATCTTCGGGGGCTCGCCCGCCGCCCGCTCGCCTCTCTCGGCCGGCCGATGGCGTTCCTGAATGGCTGACTGCGGGCTCCTCCGGATCCGGccccccgccgcccgccgctcTTCCTGCCAGCGCCCAGAgagggagggcgggggagacCCTCGCCCACAAGcgccgctcgctcgctctcccCCCGCCGCCCCTTTTTGAGCCGCCCCCCCCCTTCGGGGGAgactttttcccccccttttgcaaGCGGACAATCGCCTCCAGCGCCTTCCTCAACTCCCTCCCGCgacccccttctctctttctttctttctttcttcttcctttcttcctttctctttctctctctctctctctctctcccccccaccccaccccctttctcggtccactttttttttttttggagggggggacgacGACGCGCGGCGGCCCTGCGTTCTTGCAAGAAGCAAAAAGAGCGACCTGTATATTTTTGTTCccaattattattctttttttaaaaaaaaaaacaacaaccaccaacCCACCCAAACCAtctctaaaaaaaaaccccacgcgAATCGCGCCGCGCCGTCCGCGACCTGCATGAATTGAGAAGAAAGGGACGGAGCCCCGGCGCCCTCCCGAAGCCAGGCCCGCTCGGTCAAGGTGAACTTTTCCGTCGAAGGTGGACGGGACGCCCGGCGCTCGTCAAGGTCGCCCAGCGGAGCCGCCGCGCAGCCAGAGCCACGGGGGGGCGAGCGATTTGGTCAAGGGGGCCTTTAGATATGGCAATGGTAGTCGGCGCCTGGCGAGATCCGCAGGACGATGCCGCCGGCCTGCAGGGGACGCAGCCCTCCCAGGCCCCTCCGGTGCCGGGCCCGCCGACGGGAGCCCCCCACACCCCGCAGACGCCGGGCCAAGGGGGTCCGCCGGCCACCCCCGCCCAGCCCAACCCGGGCAGCCAGCAGAGCCAGGGCGACAaggcgcagcagcagcagcacatcgAGTGCGTGGTGTGCGGGGACAAGTCGAGCGGCAAGCACTACGGGCAGTTCACGTGTGAAGGCTGCAAGAGCTTCTTCAAGCGCAGCGTCCGCAGGAACCTCAGCTACACGTGCCGGGCCAACCGGAACTGTCCCATCGACCAGCACCACCGCAACCAGTGCCAATACTGCCGGCTCAAGAAATGCCTCAAAGTGGGCATGAGGCGGGAAGGTATTGGAATTTCATTTGCTTTCCACCCGGTAGGGAGcggcgggaggggggcgggttGGAGGGGACTCCTCCGGCTTCGGCGCGCCCGCGGATGCGTGTGTGAACAGCGCGGGGATGGGAAGCAGGCTCGCcctctgttttttatttatttggggagagGAGCCCTGGAAAAAACACAGCTCTCTCGGGTATTTTTATGGTCGCTCTTTTGCAAtgccttggaggaagaggaagggacggGGAGGGGGTTGATGTCCCCTTTGGCAAACTGTGCAGGAGTTTAGGGAGActttggcggcggggggggggggggacagaagtgaaacaggagggagggagggagggagggggcggtccGGGCCCGATGTGGCCTCCTTGGGGCGCCGGCTTCGCTGCTCCCTCGAGCCGAGCCGTttctcccatcccacccccttgGCACTGTacttcgggggtgggggaggtcaaAAGGGGAGCCAGAAGACATTCCGCCTCCAACGGCTCCGGGTCGTCCCCGGAGCCGGCTCAACGTGCGATTCCTCCGGTGACCCTTTAGCCATTTGCAGGACagattccctccctttctctctctctctctcttcctccccccccctccccgtagtTCTTCTTTTAATCACAACCTTTGCAATTGGCCCCCGATTTGCCCCTCGGCcggtcctgcctccttccctccctccctccctccctccctccccggctggGGTTTGGGATTCCGGCCGCCTTTCCCCCTCAAGGCCGAGAGGGAGAGAGCCGCGGCCGGCCGAGCCCTTCCCGTGCTTCGAAGCAGcggccgacccccccccccccctctccgcccggttctttcttgttcttttccatccccctcctcctcctgcgctgCTTGGTGTTTGCAGCCGGGGCTGCCGGGGCGAGAGagccccccctaccccccccccctagccaGAAAGCAGGATTCCGAGGGGGACCCgggaaaagggggctggggggtCTGAGGCCAAAATGGAGCTTCGCGAGGCGGCAGCTTGAGTCGAGGGAAGGCGGCTGGCGGCCGCGTCCTAATGGCGCTTCCCTCCTCGCccgcctcctgccttccctcctcccggCCTCCGCTCTCCGGCCTGGGCTGTCCTTTCAGGGGGGCTCCCTTCTCTTTGGGGACCCCTCCGGCCCCTCTTTGGTGCCAGATCAAGGGCTtctcgccttcctcccccccttctctgcctccCTTTCATTTTCTCGATCTTGTCACCGGGTAAATTTATGAAGCCGACCAGAGGCCCACTTTCCCAGGAAACGGCCGAGGCCGGGGGCTTTCGGGGGGCTTCTGCCCCTCCCCGCCGTCCTGACGGCGCAGATGAAACCCCAGAGCCACCCCGAATGCAAATTGTAGATCCACATGCGTTTGCGAGAGGCGTGTAGGAGGcatttccagccccccccccccttcccctcttccagGCCTTTATTCCTCGCTCGTTTGGAAAATAGCAAAAGCCAGACCTAAGAAAGCCATTCTGATTTGCTTGGCGGGGGAAGGAAGCATTGGGGGGAGAGCAAGGGGGTCGCTTCATAcacccagatccccccccccaagaaaagaaaggggatcTTGGAGGAGAATAAGAGACCGAGGGAGAAGATTTTCCCGAGGCTGAGATTGTTGTTGTGCCGAGAGGTTGACGGAGGGTCTTCGCGAGAGCCGGCCGCTGCGTTTCCCCGGCTGCCTCTGTCAAGGGGAGGGGGCCACACAggagcccccccctccaccccaccccctccttgaCCCTCCGAGGCTCTTGCATTTCCCTCCCCGCCGCCGTCGTCTGGATTCGACCTCCCCGGCGGTTCGCGATTCGATTCACAACAGAGACTCGGCCCTTGTGTGTGCCTGTTGGACGGGGAAGAAGCCGGAGAAAGGGGCCCCTGGCACTTGCCTGCCCCCTTCGCCGACCTCTGGGTGGTCCCCCCTGaaccctctgcccccctccccccactgtcccctctccccacccccgtggGCCCCTCTCGTCCTTGCGGGCCTTGGCAATGCAGGTATTAACTGCTGCAGTTTCTTCTTTATTCACGGCAGCCGTCCAGAGGGGTCGGATGCCGCCCACACAGCCGACGCGATGGCCAGTTCGCCTTAACCAACGGAGACCCCCTGAACTGCCACTCGTACCTCTCCGGATATATCTCCCTCTTGCTGCGGGCCGAGCCGTACCCGACCTCGCGCTTCGGCAGCCAGTGCATGCAGCCGAACAACATCATGGGCATCGAGAACATTTGCGAGCTGGCCGCCCGCATGCTCTTCAGCGCCGTCGAGTGGGCCCGGAATATCCCCTTTTTCCCCGACCTCCAGATCACAGACCAGGTGGCCTTGCTGCGGCTCACCTGGAGCGAGTTGTTCGTCCTCAACGCCGCCCAGTGCTCCATGCCCCTCCACGTTGCCCCGCTCCTGGCCGCCGCCGGCCTGCACGCCTCGCCCATGTCCGCCGACCGCGTCGTCGCCTTTATGGACACATACGGATCTTCCAGGAGCAGGTCGAGAAGCTCAAGGCCTTACACGTGGACTCCGCCGAGTACAGCTGCTTGAAAGCGATCGTCCTCTTCACCTCAGGTAAGGCCGACCCAGCTGGCCAGGTGGGCTGGACAGGGGGGACTTGGGGGACAGACGGGGACAACTCTTGCACCCCCAGTGGAAAAGAACTTGGgaactttttggggagggggctggcgtCCACAGGGCCCAAACCGGCCTGTGTTTCTTGGACAAGTCCCTCCTTCTTCGGGGCcttgttgtgggggggaggcttgggtAGTAGCCCTAGACCTCCCTAGttggaaagaagggggggaggaagcggacctgggggagggagagagagcttgGGGCAAAGCTGACGACCCTTGAGAGAACACGCCTGCATGTCTCCTTTCCTGAGCCATCCCCGGGTCTTgcgccgagagagagagagagagagagagagagagagagagagagaaagaaagaaagaggcaatgCTAGACCATGAATATCCCAAATAGAACCACCTCTCTGTGTTTTTGCGATTGAAGAGCCAAGCAGGAGAGAGTGAGCTGAGGttcgggatttttttttttttaagtctgcttTAAAAAACAGTGCAAATGGAGTCCAAATCAAGAGCTCTTAGAAGTGCtcagagaaagggcagaatatatatatattgtcagGGCAGAAAGGATCCAAAATGAAAGGATGCCCCTCTGGGTTCTCCTGTTATCCAATGGTTTGGGTTTGAACAGGCAAAATAGTGACTAGGGGTCCAATGAAGGGGGGATGGGGGATCCAAATCTGCCCGTCCATTCTCTGCAGGTTTGGCCGGGTCCGAGTTTCCCAACCCTATTGCCGGGAGGATGGCCTTCGCCATCAATAATAAAGTTCCAGGGAGGACAAATTTGGGAGTCCCCccatcacctttaaaaaaaaaaagccatgccaggagaagagggggggggggggctttaaacaATGAAAAGTGTCAaggcaaaagaaagagagaaagagagagggagatttcTCTGCCAACTTTCTGCTGCATATAAATAGCACTCCAGTTATAAAACAATACTGGAATGTATGATGAAATCTAATTAGACCCGGTTCAAGCCAGGTGAATAATACATCCGATACATTCACGCTGGAGGCCAATCCTTCCAGGCGCGCATTGCTCCCCTCCGCTTTTTAAAAAACGATCAttcccccagccaccccccccaccaACGTGTCCAGTTGACACTAAATGACCATAGACACATAAGCTTGTTTTGTGAGTCTAGGGATGGGGGCAGGAGGCCAGCCGAGCTTCCTGGGAGCAGGCACGAGCATTTCTAGCCAgaggtttttaaatatatgaaaaatagAGATCTATCTGTAATTTTAGGACTCACTGATACCAGGAAACGAGTcgaggtgggggggtgggggaaggaagagactTACAATTCAGGCCTTGTTGTGTTAAAGGAGGtttggggaaatcaaaccttttTCTGGACTTTGTCCAAAATTTAGGTCGCGACCCAACTTCCCTTTTTATATTATTGCTGCTTTCtacctcttccaccccccccccccccacctaaatTACTTGGCCGCAAGAGGTGATCGATTAGACAGAACACAATACCAGGATTGCACAGTTAGACGCTGGAGAAGGGAAAGTGCCTCCCCAAAATACCCCCCTATGCCCCTTGTCTTTTTTTGTTAGGGGGGGGTGTCTTTCTCGACTCTTGCTAGGTCTCGGAGGTTTCCTTCGccaaaggatgatgatgatgatgatgatgattattattattattattattattattattattattattattattgcggCGGCGGCTGACGTTATAAAAGCAGCCTCGCGAATGGGGAATTCTCCTCTGCTGTTCCTTTAAAGTGTCGAATTTATGATCCTTTGCTAAAGGTGGCTCTCTATGTAAATGGCCTTCCTCGCCTAGATAAAGCGCTCTGTTATCTGATCTGGTGGGGTTATAAAAGGCGAGGCAGGCCTGGCGATCGGCCTCTCCGGCGCCCGGATCGCACGTGCGTGGCCAACACAGAATATTTACTGGGGAGATGGATGCGGGGAGCGCCAGTGCCCATGTATCCCGGGGCCTTTCAAAGCAGGCCGTTTGCTcctacagctgggggggggggggaggtcaggtcAAAACCTGAGCCAAAGGAGTTTCTGATCAAACGGACCCTCCTTGCATTTTGGCCTTGTCGGGAGgtaggtaaaataaaatataaaataaaataaaataaaacacacgTAAGCACATGTATCTAagacagatatttttaaaaatgtggctcAAGGTAAACTAAGCTCCCTTTttgtctcttcttcttttctgtttcttctgggTGCTTTTcaacaaaataaatgtttgtgTGATGGGgaacgaaggggggggggagaagaaagaagaccgagagagagaggagagggggagacCCAGAGAGAAGCTGCCCTAATGAAGAGAGAGATCAGAGTTTGCTTGACTGGCTTTGAATAGGCTAAACTGACAAGATGAGTTTTAAAGAACCACTTACATCACTTTCAAAAACTGAGAGAGAAACTGCGGCTGTCTCCTTTAGGAGGAATCGCTTCTTGGGTGCGCCGCCTCATTATCCGAAGCTCGGCATGTgtgtggctttctttctttctttctttctttctttctttctttctttctttctttctttctttctttctttctttctttctttctttctttctttctttctttctttctttctttctttctttctttctttctcgtcTGGATGTgtgtcttgggggtggggggagatgaggcTTTTCCTGCCCTCTTCTCAGCCCCCAAGGCGAggtgtcttcccccctcccaagtatccCAAATGCAAGAGAGACCTCTCCAaaagctcttaaaaaaaaacaaacaaccatcCGGACAGGCTTAGGAACTGAAGGCAAAAATCAGAGCAGAGAGTgattcccccacccacctcccagcaCGTGCTGAACTTTCTCCCGTGGATCTCTTTTTAAAGAAGGCGTGGCAGGATCCCACGCGTGTTTACTCGAAAGTAAGTGCAACGGCGCTAGACCAGGCCAGCTCTTTTCCCCCCACCCAGCACCAAGGAATGCCTGTCCCCTTCCTGGTGGCTGGATACAGCCCTGTAGGAAGTCCAGATCATTGGGAGTAAGATGCATCGCACAGAGGGACTAGGGCTGAAAAGGCCGAAGGCAGGGCGAGACAGGAACGCGATCCACAGCCGTATTATGCAGGTGTAAAACCAAGGATGACAGAGGGCTTCACGGGGGTGCTTCTAGTAAAGAAGTCCCCTGGATTTCTGAGGGAGATGTGTACGGTGTGCGCCTTCTGTTTTGGTcatctgggcccataaccttttGTCATTTTCAGGGTGGAGGGGAGAAGCGTAATTGGTATTAAACTGACGAtggtcctcccccaccctccaccccctgtTTCTCTTTTGCCCTGTCTTCCAGATGCGTGTGGTCTCTCTGACGTAGCCCACGTCGAAAGTTTACAGGAGAAATCTCAGTGCGCGCTGGAGGAGTACGTTAGAAGCCAATACCCTAACCAGCCCACCCGCTTCGGGAAACTCTTGCTACGCCTTCCGTCTCTCCGCACcgtctcttcttcagtaatagagCAGTTATTTTTCGTCCGTTTGGTAGGTAAAACCCCGATAGAAACCCTTATCAGAGATATGTTACTGTCTGGAAGCAGTTTTAACTGGCCTTATATGGCCatccaataaatatatatatataagaatatataaatatattggtggagagaggaaaggaaagggggggaaccacaaatcagaaaaaagaaattgggaggggggaaatactgGGAATGGATTCAGAGGATTTGCGAATGACTTTTGGGGGTCTGGCGGTTGCCTGGAGGTCCAGCTCAGAAAAGGATGTTTCATTCAAGGAAGAGACTAATTTGAATGGACTGTGaattttcaaacaaacaaacaaaaa from Paroedura picta isolate Pp20150507F unplaced genomic scaffold, Ppicta_v3.0 Ppicta_v3_sca69, whole genome shotgun sequence encodes:
- the LOC143828576 gene encoding LOW QUALITY PROTEIN: COUP transcription factor 2-like (The sequence of the model RefSeq protein was modified relative to this genomic sequence to represent the inferred CDS: inserted 1 base in 1 codon; deleted 1 base in 1 codon); protein product: MAMVVGAWRDPQDDAAGLQGTQPSQAPPVPGPPTGAPHTPQTPGQGGPPATPAQPNPGSQQSQGDKAQQQQHIECVVCGDKSSGKHYGQFTCEGCKSFFKRSVRRNLSYTCRANRNCPIDQHHRNQCQYCRLKKCLKVGMRREAVQRGRMPPTQPTRGQFALTNGDPLNCHSYLSGYISLLLRAEPYPTSRFGSQCMQPNNIMGIENICELAARMLFSAVEWARNIPFFPDLQITDQVALLRLTWSELFVLNAAQCSMPLHVAPLLAAAGLHASPMSADRVVAFMXHIRIFQEQVEKLKALHVDSAEYSCLKAIVLFTSDACGLSDVAHVESLQEKSQCALEEYVRSQYPNQPTRFGKLLLRLPSLRTVSSSVIEQLFFVRLVGKTPIETLIRDMLLSGSSFNWPYMAIQ